The following are encoded together in the Vibrio zhugei genome:
- a CDS encoding RICIN domain-containing protein, giving the protein MKDNHKIKVTSIMYMIVLMLMAAGIKGAFAENAIINGTYSLIVTQSGKALDTSQWGTIDGTDITLNDY; this is encoded by the coding sequence ATGAAAGACAATCATAAAATCAAAGTCACCTCAATCATGTATATGATAGTACTGATGCTGATGGCAGCCGGAATCAAAGGAGCCTTTGCTGAAAATGCGATTATCAATGGCACGTATTCTTTGATCGTTACCCAAAGTGGCAAAGCGCTAGACACCTCTCAGTGGGGCACTATAGACGGTACCGACATTACTCTGAATGACTATTAG
- a CDS encoding endo-1,4-beta-xylanase: MSHFAVEFGPIYISEYDVAKSNDQEQLNVMRQQFPLFYNSDAVAGITIWGYVVGRTWVDGSGLIYENGSPRPAMQWLMNYLGR; encoded by the coding sequence GTGTCGCACTTCGCAGTTGAATTCGGGCCGATTTATATTTCTGAATATGATGTGGCCAAGTCCAATGATCAAGAACAGTTGAACGTGATGAGACAGCAGTTCCCATTGTTCTACAATTCTGATGCGGTAGCTGGCATTACGATTTGGGGATATGTTGTCGGGCGGACTTGGGTTGATGGTAGTGGTTTGATTTATGAAAATGGATCACCACGTCCAGCGATGCAATGGCTCATGAACTATTTAGGCCGATAA
- the gabT gene encoding 4-aminobutyrate--2-oxoglutarate transaminase gives MTNAQWQSRKDKVIAKGMANLAPIYAAKADNATITDIEGNDYIDFAAGIAVVNTGHSHPQIVAAVQKQLENFSHTCSTVTPYTSFVELAEKVVEITPWQYDKKVAFLSTGSEAVENAVKIARAYTGRSGTIAFKGGFHGRTNLCMGLTGKMKPYKVGFGPFPNEIYHLPYPNAYHGVSEADSLAALDDLFKYDIEPTRVAALIFEPIQGEGGFYQAPASWAQKIRQLCDKHGIVLICDEIQSGFARTGKMFATEHIGIEPDLMTIAKGLGGGFPISGVVGKAEIMDSAHPGGIGGTYAGSALGCTAALEVIDIIHKEKLCEKAQHVGLLFREQLVAMQNSLPHIGDIRQVGAMIAIELNDPQTGEALPELTQALVKNCHAAGVILLSCGIKGNVIRFLPPLTIDSELVVKGLSIIHKQLQILLK, from the coding sequence ATGACAAATGCACAATGGCAATCGCGCAAAGACAAAGTCATCGCAAAAGGGATGGCCAACCTCGCACCGATCTACGCAGCCAAAGCAGACAATGCCACCATTACTGATATCGAAGGGAATGACTACATTGACTTTGCGGCAGGCATCGCGGTAGTCAATACGGGACATTCTCACCCTCAGATCGTCGCCGCCGTTCAGAAGCAATTAGAAAATTTTAGCCATACATGCTCAACAGTGACGCCCTACACTAGCTTTGTAGAATTGGCAGAAAAAGTCGTCGAGATTACCCCATGGCAATATGATAAAAAAGTCGCCTTTTTATCCACAGGCTCTGAAGCCGTGGAAAATGCCGTAAAAATAGCTCGAGCTTATACGGGCCGCTCAGGGACTATTGCCTTCAAAGGGGGCTTTCACGGTCGCACCAATTTATGTATGGGACTGACTGGCAAAATGAAACCTTACAAAGTCGGTTTTGGTCCGTTTCCCAATGAAATCTATCATCTTCCCTACCCGAATGCTTACCACGGTGTGAGCGAAGCGGACAGCTTAGCCGCATTAGACGATTTGTTTAAATACGACATTGAACCCACACGCGTAGCGGCTCTGATATTCGAACCCATACAAGGCGAAGGTGGCTTTTATCAAGCCCCCGCATCATGGGCGCAAAAAATTCGTCAGCTCTGTGATAAACATGGGATTGTTTTAATCTGTGACGAAATTCAAAGTGGTTTTGCCCGTACAGGGAAAATGTTCGCGACGGAACATATCGGGATTGAGCCGGATTTAATGACCATCGCTAAAGGTCTTGGTGGTGGGTTTCCAATTTCAGGAGTCGTAGGCAAAGCAGAGATCATGGACTCGGCTCATCCTGGCGGAATCGGTGGTACTTACGCTGGCTCCGCTTTGGGTTGTACCGCGGCACTTGAGGTCATTGATATCATTCACAAAGAAAAGCTGTGCGAGAAAGCACAACACGTCGGTCTATTATTCAGAGAACAATTGGTCGCCATGCAGAATAGTCTCCCTCACATTGGCGATATTCGCCAAGTCGGAGCCATGATTGCTATCGAACTGAATGATCCTCAAACCGGGGAGGCGTTACCCGAGCTCACTCAAGCTTTGGTGAAAAACTGTCATGCTGCCGGAGTCATTTTGTTGTCCTGTGGCATAAAAGGCAATGTCATTCGCTTCCTGCCCCCTCTGACTATCGACTCAGAGCTTGTTGTGAAAGGCTTGAGTATCATCCACAAACAATTGCAGATTCTACTCAAATAA
- a CDS encoding PhzF family phenazine biosynthesis protein — protein sequence MNVDIYQVDAFTNDVFKGNPAGVCITTHALSERTMMSIAEEMAVSETAFLVLSDMSLRWFTPISEVTLCGHGTLAVAHVLKQRGQLKIGEHVDFNTASGTLTARIDEATIELDFPEPILNFDVIESDHLLNCLGLIQENVRSFGEFDSKTFIEVTSEETVQNLQPNFAALKQIKGRGVLVTARSNHEGVDFISRYFAPWVGVNEDPVTGSAHCALAVYWSEKLGKLQLNGFQASSRGGHITTKRSSNGRITLIGSAVTVIQGTMHIPVLSQ from the coding sequence ATGAATGTAGACATCTATCAGGTCGACGCGTTTACCAATGACGTTTTTAAAGGGAACCCCGCAGGTGTGTGTATCACTACCCATGCGCTGAGTGAGCGCACGATGATGTCAATAGCGGAGGAGATGGCTGTGTCTGAAACGGCGTTTTTAGTGCTGTCAGATATGAGTTTGAGATGGTTTACGCCGATATCAGAAGTGACATTGTGCGGGCATGGTACGCTTGCGGTCGCGCATGTACTTAAACAAAGAGGCCAACTAAAAATTGGAGAGCATGTCGACTTCAATACCGCATCTGGAACCTTAACAGCACGGATTGATGAAGCGACGATTGAACTCGATTTTCCAGAACCGATACTGAATTTTGACGTTATTGAGTCAGATCACTTACTAAACTGTTTAGGTTTAATACAAGAGAATGTCCGTTCCTTTGGTGAATTTGACTCGAAAACATTTATTGAGGTGACGAGCGAAGAAACCGTCCAGAATCTACAGCCAAATTTCGCTGCCTTGAAGCAAATAAAAGGACGCGGTGTATTGGTGACGGCCCGTTCAAACCATGAGGGCGTCGACTTTATATCGAGATATTTTGCGCCTTGGGTTGGTGTCAATGAAGACCCAGTCACCGGTTCTGCACATTGTGCTTTAGCGGTTTATTGGTCGGAGAAGTTGGGGAAACTGCAATTAAACGGTTTTCAAGCATCCAGTCGGGGTGGCCATATAACCACAAAGCGGTCATCAAATGGACGGATCACACTCATTGGTTCTGCTGTCACTGTTATTCAAGGAACAATGCATATTCCTGTTCTATCGCAGTGA
- a CDS encoding PLP-dependent aminotransferase family protein: protein MLNRYIHLDPSHSTTLQDQIKSGITQAIFEGFVSKNTPLSSSRRLAQQLNVSRNTILRVYEQLNEENILISVERKGYFVNPNLEISPSTTHSIPPSPTSIVWSDFFNTETTLSLPATKNLKHYRYKFISGMVNTELFPVAEWRKCSLQSLNRINHQLWTSKPNDNSELIEQIRTRVLTRRGIFVDASHIAVTLGCQNSLYYLSKLLISKNTTVAIENPGYPEACHQFQAQQAKLLPIDVDEHGLQVDERLNQCHIVYTTPSNQMPTTVRLAPERRQRLIQQAEHSNFLIIEDDFEHDISFLEHSSPALKSDYPSDRIIYISSFTSTIAPGLRIGYIVAAPPLIAQIRALQLRTHSCPPKNNCQTLALFISFGYYDALLQKVRKHYREKLLTIEKAMNYYFPQSGVTPSLAGTAFWVNYKAEFNAKQLEKLAEQQGILMENGSRYFFHNTKNNCFRLSFQSIETQHIREGIRQLSALAKQVMPIARLEECHAPRLTGSQIKALLLNRTLLSKDCFNIPYRISFLGGSKMTGVSERPNDIDEGYWWVEHDKFVYQWRNWQFSDIRYITIVVEQGEIKRFDEDGYFIGEAKFVEDANSA, encoded by the coding sequence ATGCTAAACCGATATATACACCTTGACCCGTCTCATTCCACGACGCTACAAGATCAGATAAAAAGTGGTATCACTCAAGCCATTTTTGAAGGATTTGTTTCCAAAAATACACCGCTCAGTTCTTCCCGTCGCTTAGCGCAACAATTGAATGTGTCACGTAATACGATTTTGCGCGTTTACGAACAGTTAAATGAAGAAAATATTTTAATTTCCGTTGAGCGCAAAGGGTATTTCGTCAATCCTAATTTAGAAATCTCGCCCTCAACAACGCACTCAATACCACCATCACCAACGTCCATCGTTTGGTCCGATTTTTTCAATACCGAGACGACCCTCAGCCTACCAGCCACCAAAAACTTGAAGCACTACCGCTATAAATTTATTAGCGGTATGGTCAATACTGAATTGTTTCCTGTCGCAGAATGGCGCAAATGCAGTTTGCAATCGCTCAATCGCATCAACCATCAATTATGGACCTCCAAACCCAATGATAACTCCGAACTGATAGAACAAATTCGAACGCGGGTACTCACACGCCGAGGAATATTTGTCGATGCCTCCCATATTGCGGTAACACTAGGCTGTCAAAATAGTCTCTATTATTTATCCAAGCTATTGATCTCAAAAAACACAACGGTCGCAATAGAAAATCCAGGCTACCCAGAAGCCTGCCATCAATTCCAAGCCCAGCAAGCCAAACTATTACCTATTGATGTCGACGAGCATGGTTTGCAAGTGGATGAGCGACTCAATCAATGTCATATTGTCTACACGACACCGAGTAACCAAATGCCGACAACCGTGCGCCTCGCACCAGAGCGACGTCAGCGTCTGATACAACAAGCGGAACACTCAAATTTTTTAATCATCGAAGATGATTTTGAGCACGATATCAGTTTCTTAGAACACTCGAGCCCAGCATTAAAAAGTGACTACCCCAGTGATCGCATCATTTATATTTCGAGTTTTACGTCGACCATCGCTCCGGGGTTACGCATTGGTTATATTGTCGCAGCGCCGCCGCTAATCGCACAAATAAGAGCATTACAACTACGTACGCACAGTTGCCCGCCCAAAAATAATTGTCAGACTCTGGCGTTATTCATTAGCTTTGGATATTACGATGCACTATTACAAAAAGTGAGAAAACACTATCGAGAAAAATTATTAACCATAGAAAAAGCGATGAATTACTACTTTCCTCAATCAGGCGTGACGCCCTCTCTTGCAGGAACGGCTTTCTGGGTCAATTACAAAGCTGAATTCAATGCCAAACAATTGGAAAAACTGGCAGAGCAACAAGGTATCTTGATGGAGAATGGCAGTCGCTATTTCTTTCATAACACAAAGAACAACTGCTTTAGGCTCAGTTTTCAATCGATTGAAACTCAACATATTCGAGAAGGAATTCGTCAGCTATCGGCATTAGCCAAGCAGGTAATGCCTATTGCGCGTCTTGAAGAGTGCCACGCACCACGTTTAACAGGGTCACAAATTAAAGCCCTGTTATTAAATCGCACTCTACTCAGTAAAGATTGTTTTAACATTCCCTACCGAATTTCCTTTTTAGGCGGCAGTAAAATGACGGGCGTCTCGGAACGGCCCAACGATATCGACGAAGGATATTGGTGGGTAGAACACGATAAGTTCGTCTATCAGTGGCGTAATTGGCAGTTTTCAGATATCCGCTACATTACCATTGTCGTCGAACAGGGCGAAATTAAGCGATTTGATGAAGATGGATATTTCATTGGTGAAGCGAAGTTTGTCGAAGATGCAAACAGTGCGTAG
- a CDS encoding TRAP transporter substrate-binding protein, which translates to MFGLKGKKLAKVLLTASLSVSALSASFSVFSAEYNWRFANLYGRGTAFGEVYEDLAKNIETMSNGRIHVQVLYSGEGIGTSGIFGALKSGLITMGAPFQSMNAGEFPAGVVEIGLPGGTQNTAKLMTLFHERGWGQILKKAYGEQGITWLEPYIQPAVYVITKKPIKSIKDFKGMKIRAPGAYGKFLRNLGASPVSLSWSEIYTSLATGVIDGSIGSNMIDHRDGNHVEVAKYMYRLPVAGAQVLPILVNTKAWNKLPDDLKAIVKGATAEHAIEQITKSTLWESQALQEMEAQGLKWSPEPSDADKKAWKAAGSSLAKEYAKENPYSKELITILQKQQ; encoded by the coding sequence ATGTTCGGTTTAAAAGGAAAGAAACTGGCTAAAGTATTGTTAACCGCCTCACTGAGTGTGAGTGCATTATCGGCATCGTTCTCGGTGTTTTCTGCAGAATATAATTGGCGTTTTGCGAACTTATATGGACGGGGCACTGCGTTTGGCGAGGTCTATGAAGATTTAGCGAAAAATATTGAAACCATGTCAAATGGTCGTATTCATGTTCAAGTACTGTATTCAGGTGAAGGCATTGGAACTTCTGGCATATTTGGCGCGTTAAAGAGCGGTTTGATCACGATGGGAGCGCCTTTCCAATCGATGAATGCGGGAGAGTTCCCTGCGGGTGTGGTTGAAATCGGTCTTCCTGGTGGCACTCAAAATACCGCAAAATTAATGACGTTATTTCATGAACGTGGATGGGGGCAGATTCTTAAAAAAGCCTATGGTGAGCAAGGTATTACTTGGCTAGAACCCTACATCCAACCCGCGGTTTATGTCATTACTAAAAAGCCGATTAAATCCATTAAAGACTTCAAGGGGATGAAGATTCGTGCGCCTGGGGCGTATGGTAAATTCTTGCGCAATCTTGGCGCCTCACCGGTGTCTTTATCATGGAGTGAAATTTACACCTCTTTGGCGACGGGCGTGATTGATGGCTCTATCGGGTCCAATATGATTGACCATCGTGATGGCAATCACGTCGAAGTAGCTAAATATATGTATCGATTGCCTGTGGCTGGCGCACAAGTTCTTCCTATTCTCGTCAATACCAAAGCTTGGAATAAATTACCCGATGATTTAAAAGCGATTGTCAAAGGGGCAACGGCTGAGCATGCGATTGAACAAATCACCAAATCGACATTATGGGAATCGCAAGCGCTGCAAGAAATGGAAGCACAGGGGCTTAAATGGAGTCCAGAACCTTCTGATGCGGATAAAAAAGCATGGAAAGCCGCTGGTTCGTCGCTCGCTAAAGAGTACGCGAAAGAGAACCCTTACTCAAAAGAGCTGATCACTATTTTACAAAAACAACAGTAA
- a CDS encoding S1 family peptidase: MFCSRVSASKIYRSTVLSLLVLLTVGCASSNGPLTKVESHEATPAIDYEMVGIPLLYQGFGSSVPLTRDLSLTAAHVAKLNWDNVIAYHPQCDIAIVKSNNSGALLPDLGLVYTNENITTYGKDGTGNLLKGEGKYRLDLNFANHSYFKHCQASVTDAPIREGMSGGGAFNSRGELVGIISAMASSNTRLANGEKLPYDRLSLFVSLNQVRGWLNQTVSNYYGTNELVLNWGTPSNEQLANNLQ; this comes from the coding sequence ATGTTTTGCTCTCGGGTTTCTGCATCTAAAATTTATCGCTCTACTGTATTGAGCCTTCTCGTTTTACTTACGGTTGGATGTGCGAGCAGCAATGGCCCTTTAACGAAAGTTGAGAGTCACGAAGCCACTCCCGCCATTGATTATGAGATGGTCGGTATCCCATTACTTTATCAAGGCTTCGGGTCCAGTGTTCCGTTGACTCGTGATTTGAGCTTAACGGCTGCTCATGTGGCGAAACTCAACTGGGATAACGTTATCGCGTATCACCCTCAATGTGATATTGCGATCGTGAAAAGCAATAACAGCGGCGCTTTGTTGCCAGATTTAGGATTGGTGTACACGAATGAAAACATCACCACTTATGGTAAAGATGGCACAGGAAATTTACTTAAAGGCGAAGGAAAATATCGCTTAGATTTGAACTTTGCGAATCATAGTTATTTCAAACATTGCCAAGCCAGTGTCACTGATGCTCCTATTCGTGAAGGGATGAGTGGCGGTGGTGCTTTTAATAGTCGTGGAGAATTGGTCGGTATCATTTCCGCCATGGCGAGCAGTAACACGCGGTTAGCGAATGGTGAGAAACTGCCTTACGATCGATTAAGTTTGTTTGTCTCTTTAAATCAAGTCCGTGGTTGGTTGAACCAAACGGTGTCTAACTACTACGGGACGAATGAGTTAGTATTGAACTGGGGAACGCCATCGAACGAGCAATTGGCCAACAATCTGCAATAA
- a CDS encoding IS30 family transposase: protein MNYQQLTEGRRYQISALLERGISVPEIAKTVQCHRSTVYRELKRGRKGEHYCPNEAQMSSTKKRKTARKYRIPKERVDFIRLLLETDWSPEQISNVLTKIGASVSHEWIYRFVAQDKRLGGKLYRHLRQGHKRYRRGKQEKAPAIKNAVSIDDRPSIVDSKERFGDWEIDTVLGKHGTGAMVTILERKTRFYVVKKVPSKSADDVTKATIELLKPYKKHVHTITADNGREFAGHETIAKELKADVYFAHPYSSWERGANENANGLLRQYVKKGTDLTTVTDIDIEFALSRINYRPRKCLGFKQAAIIFEEMALAS, encoded by the coding sequence ATGAATTATCAACAGTTGACCGAAGGCAGAAGATACCAGATTTCTGCTCTTTTGGAACGGGGAATTTCGGTTCCTGAAATAGCTAAAACAGTTCAGTGCCACCGCTCGACGGTATACCGTGAGCTTAAACGCGGTCGGAAGGGAGAGCATTATTGCCCTAACGAAGCCCAGATGTCGTCTACCAAAAAGCGCAAAACAGCACGTAAATACCGAATACCAAAGGAACGTGTCGATTTTATCCGCCTTCTTTTAGAAACAGATTGGAGTCCAGAGCAGATTTCTAATGTATTAACGAAAATTGGTGCATCTGTCAGTCATGAGTGGATCTATCGCTTTGTTGCTCAAGATAAACGCTTGGGCGGTAAGTTATATCGTCACTTGAGACAAGGTCATAAGCGGTATCGCCGAGGTAAACAAGAGAAAGCTCCAGCGATAAAAAATGCCGTTTCGATTGATGATAGACCAAGCATCGTTGACAGTAAGGAGCGGTTTGGTGACTGGGAAATCGACACTGTGCTAGGTAAGCATGGTACAGGTGCAATGGTGACTATTTTAGAGCGTAAGACTCGATTTTACGTGGTAAAGAAAGTGCCATCTAAGTCAGCGGATGATGTCACCAAAGCGACAATAGAGCTACTGAAGCCCTATAAGAAACATGTCCATACCATTACGGCAGATAACGGGCGAGAGTTTGCAGGTCATGAAACCATCGCAAAAGAATTAAAGGCTGATGTGTACTTTGCTCATCCGTACAGTTCTTGGGAGCGTGGTGCTAATGAGAATGCGAACGGTCTTTTAAGGCAATATGTGAAGAAAGGAACCGATCTAACGACAGTGACGGACATCGATATAGAGTTCGCTTTATCGCGGATAAATTACCGTCCGAGAAAGTGTTTAGGCTTCAAGCAGGCAGCCATTATATTTGAGGAGATGGCTTTAGCTTCTTGA
- a CDS encoding NAD-dependent succinate-semialdehyde dehydrogenase yields MNNIKNTSLLRATCSANDDAIAILNPANGDVLTHIPLISVSDIHKYIERSVLAQKQWQSTTAAERSVILQRWYELMLENSDDLARIMTLEQGKPLAEAKGEVMYGASFVQWFAEEGKRTYGDTIPSPSSSKRLATIKQPVGVAAAITPWNFPIAMITRKAAPALAAGCSFIVKPANQTPLSAYATAELAYQAGLPRDLLIVINHHSSVVIGDVLCEHPDIKKLSFTGSTGVGSQLLKQCASTLKRTSMELGGNAPFIVFDDANIDDAVKGAIASKFRNAGQTCVCANRFYIHDAIYDTFVEKFTQAVSELRIGNGLEPGVSIGPLIDERAKHDVLSYIDNAVSQGATIHYGGDSLDGLFVTPTVLTQVSQEMDIVQTELFGPIAPLIRFYDDEELLTHANDTIYGLASYFYTQSIHRALQIAEKLEFGMVGINEGLISNEVAPFGGVKHSGFGREGAKQGIDEYMNIKYLCFGGY; encoded by the coding sequence ATGAATAACATTAAGAACACCTCACTCTTAAGGGCAACTTGTTCTGCAAACGATGATGCCATTGCGATATTGAATCCGGCAAATGGTGATGTCTTAACACATATCCCCTTAATCTCAGTGAGTGACATTCATAAATACATTGAACGCTCCGTCCTTGCTCAAAAGCAATGGCAGTCGACGACCGCGGCAGAGCGAAGCGTTATTTTGCAACGTTGGTATGAATTAATGCTCGAGAATAGTGACGACTTAGCGCGTATCATGACGCTCGAGCAAGGAAAGCCGCTCGCGGAAGCGAAAGGGGAAGTGATGTATGGTGCCTCTTTTGTACAATGGTTTGCAGAAGAAGGTAAACGTACCTACGGTGATACCATTCCAAGCCCCTCCTCCAGCAAACGACTTGCGACGATTAAACAACCTGTCGGGGTTGCCGCAGCGATTACCCCTTGGAACTTTCCTATCGCAATGATCACACGTAAAGCGGCTCCAGCGCTGGCAGCAGGATGCAGCTTTATTGTCAAACCGGCCAATCAAACCCCGCTGTCTGCCTATGCAACCGCAGAGTTAGCCTATCAAGCAGGATTACCTCGAGACCTGCTTATCGTGATCAACCATCATTCTTCAGTCGTTATCGGCGATGTCCTGTGTGAACATCCTGATATCAAAAAATTATCGTTCACAGGCTCAACCGGTGTGGGTAGCCAGCTTCTTAAACAATGTGCTTCTACGCTCAAACGCACCTCGATGGAATTAGGGGGGAACGCCCCATTCATCGTATTTGATGATGCCAATATCGACGACGCAGTCAAAGGCGCCATTGCTTCAAAGTTTCGCAATGCTGGTCAAACTTGCGTCTGTGCTAACCGTTTTTATATCCATGACGCTATTTATGACACCTTTGTCGAAAAATTCACCCAAGCCGTTTCTGAATTACGTATCGGCAACGGGCTAGAGCCTGGGGTGAGTATCGGCCCATTAATCGATGAACGCGCCAAACACGATGTCCTGAGTTATATCGATAACGCCGTCTCACAAGGGGCGACCATTCATTATGGCGGCGACTCGCTAGATGGGCTTTTCGTGACACCAACGGTCCTCACTCAGGTCAGTCAAGAGATGGATATTGTACAAACAGAACTCTTTGGGCCGATTGCTCCTCTGATCCGGTTTTATGACGATGAAGAACTGCTCACCCATGCCAATGACACGATTTATGGGCTCGCTAGCTATTTTTATACTCAATCGATTCACCGAGCTTTGCAGATAGCCGAGAAACTTGAGTTCGGTATGGTCGGGATTAATGAGGGGCTGATTTCGAATGAAGTCGCGCCATTTGGTGGCGTCAAACATTCAGGGTTTGGTCGTGAAGGCGCGAAGCAAGGCATTGATGAATATATGAACATCAAATACCTCTGCTTCGGTGGTTACTAA
- a CDS encoding RICIN domain-containing protein: MITPVDGIWHRITPVIAPDQAFDVSKCSPSVGANIQTWSYEGGACQQFRFAETGNGNYQIITRGTDMSLRVNNLSEENDTNVMQSTTTGKEDQIFTLRRHAENHISGNCPDGAICRDEEAPGLYDGKGPYTVRSYELPGSYVTLPATAKVYYPADAEPPYSGIVFCPPFMTKQTAFAAWGPWFASHGMVLVTMDTTTIFDQVTARDNQQWRVVKALRKENTRLGSPLRGKLDTDKIGIMGWSMGGGASWINAGKHRDELATVISLAGHNMTAWYNTDIYSFYSAEELLDAAYASGRLIKIPALLLNGALDTSILGGLGQSDGVYRSISSNTPKILGVLGLRGHFAWGYPTQAGRGVAALVLAFEKTFLDGDTRWAPYIQKPSALMTKWRTSDLP; this comes from the coding sequence ATCATTACTCCCGTCGACGGAATCTGGCACCGGATTACACCAGTTATCGCACCAGACCAAGCGTTCGACGTATCCAAATGTAGCCCGAGTGTCGGTGCCAATATCCAGACATGGAGCTATGAGGGTGGCGCCTGCCAACAGTTCCGATTTGCTGAAACCGGAAACGGCAATTATCAGATTATTACCCGCGGTACAGACATGAGCCTGAGGGTGAATAATTTATCCGAGGAAAACGATACCAACGTCATGCAGTCGACCACCACTGGCAAGGAAGATCAGATATTTACACTGCGCCGTCACGCCGAGAACCACATTAGTGGTAATTGCCCAGATGGCGCGATCTGTCGTGATGAAGAAGCCCCCGGCTTATACGACGGAAAAGGCCCCTATACTGTCAGATCATACGAGCTTCCCGGTTCCTATGTCACCTTACCGGCCACCGCCAAGGTATATTATCCCGCCGATGCAGAACCCCCCTATTCAGGCATCGTATTCTGCCCACCGTTTATGACCAAACAGACCGCTTTTGCGGCTTGGGGCCCTTGGTTTGCCTCTCACGGTATGGTTCTTGTCACCATGGATACCACCACCATTTTTGACCAAGTCACGGCTCGTGACAATCAGCAATGGCGAGTCGTTAAGGCCCTGAGAAAAGAAAACACCCGTTTGGGCAGCCCTCTTAGAGGTAAGCTGGATACAGACAAAATCGGAATCATGGGATGGTCCATGGGTGGAGGAGCCTCTTGGATTAATGCGGGTAAACACAGAGACGAACTCGCAACAGTGATAAGCCTTGCTGGCCACAACATGACCGCCTGGTATAACACTGATATCTATTCTTTTTATTCGGCAGAAGAGCTTCTTGATGCCGCTTATGCCAGTGGCCGATTGATTAAAATCCCAGCCTTGTTACTTAATGGTGCCCTAGATACCAGTATTCTCGGCGGTCTGGGTCAATCAGATGGTGTATACCGATCAATTTCTTCAAACACCCCCAAAATTCTAGGCGTATTAGGTCTTCGTGGCCATTTTGCCTGGGGTTATCCTACTCAGGCAGGTCGAGGTGTCGCTGCGCTCGTGCTCGCGTTTGAAAAAACCTTTTTGGACGGCGATACACGGTGGGCTCCTTATATACAAAAACCCTCAGCCCTCATGACAAAATGGAGAACATCGGATCTGCCATAA
- a CDS encoding TRAP transporter small permease subunit: MECILRTYCRCVRYVVGLVGRSVAYLLPLLAAIVAYGVFARYILNQPTIWGYDTSLFLFGYIGALGGANAQRLGGHINVDIVYGKLSRRGRHVFDLVNVILAMGFLWIMMSTCLDKFIEAVNLNYRTQSEWAPPMHHFWLMVTVSAGLFLAQYSTELIGHLYALVCGKELLATSWDDERPEQIAVESAVMQPLKDKESAHGH; encoded by the coding sequence ATGGAATGTATTTTAAGAACATACTGCCGCTGTGTTCGATATGTCGTTGGGTTGGTTGGACGATCCGTTGCGTATTTACTGCCACTATTGGCCGCGATTGTCGCTTATGGTGTTTTTGCTCGCTATATTCTCAATCAGCCGACCATTTGGGGCTATGATACCTCACTTTTCTTATTTGGATATATTGGCGCTTTAGGAGGCGCGAATGCCCAACGGTTAGGGGGGCATATCAATGTTGATATCGTGTATGGAAAACTGTCTCGCCGAGGACGTCATGTCTTCGATTTAGTAAACGTTATTCTGGCGATGGGTTTTTTGTGGATCATGATGAGTACGTGCTTGGATAAATTTATCGAAGCGGTGAACTTAAACTATCGAACTCAAAGTGAATGGGCGCCACCCATGCATCATTTTTGGCTCATGGTAACCGTATCCGCTGGCCTTTTTCTTGCTCAATATTCTACTGAGTTAATCGGGCATCTCTACGCATTAGTGTGCGGTAAAGAATTACTGGCAACGTCATGGGATGATGAACGACCAGAGCAGATTGCCGTTGAAAGTGCGGTAATGCAACCCCTGAAGGATAAGGAGAGCGCCCATGGGCATTGA